A window of Erpetoichthys calabaricus chromosome 12, fErpCal1.3, whole genome shotgun sequence contains these coding sequences:
- the atcaya gene encoding caytaxin isoform X2: MDMESMGGLGDDSRTSPPTSLNVGGGGGGGGGGTHRKRRTLVAPEMNLSLDQSEGSLLSDDFLDTPDDLDINVDDIETPDETDSLEFISNGNELEWEDDTPVAAAKGPPKDGAECKADDDEGQSSNGRLWRTVIIGEQEHRIDMQVIRPYLRVVTHGGYYGEGLNAIIVFAACYLPDSSCPDYHYIMENLFLYVISSLELLVAEDYMIIYLNGATPRRRMPGLGWLKKCYQMIDRRLRKNLKSLIIAHPSWFIRTVLAISRPFISVKFINKIRYVHSLEELEQIIPMDHVQIPECVLQYEEERIKARKERMEEEQQHQQPQQQPQQQSSSRERTGSAVEEEV, from the exons ATGGACATGGAGTCCATGGGTGGCCTGGGTGATGACAGCAGAACCT CTCCCCCGACTTCATTAAATGTGGGAGGCggagggggaggaggaggaggaggaactcACCGGAAACGAAGGACACTTGTGGCCCCTGAAATGAATCTATCTCTGGATCAAAGTGAAGGATCACTTCTTTCAGATGATTTCCTGGACACACCTGATGACCTGGATATCAACGTTGATGATATTGAGACACCTGATGAAACAGATTCCCTGGAGTTCATAAGTAATGGCAATGAACTAGAGTGGGAAG ATGACACACCTGTTGCTGCTGCCAAGGGGCCTCCCAAAGATGGAGCAGAGTGCAAGGCCGATGATGATGAGGGGCAATCTTCCAATGGGCGGCTGTGGAGGACAGTGATAATCGGAGAACAGGAACACCGTATTGACATGCAAGTCATTCGGCCATACCTACGTGTCGTCACCCATGGAG GTTATTATGGTGAAGGTCTGAATGCTATCatcgtgtttgctgcctgttaTCTCCCTGACAGCAGCTGCCCTGACTATCACTACATCATGGAGAACCTCTTCCT TTATGTGATCAGCAGCCTGGAGCTTCTGGTGGCTGAGGACTACATGATCATTTACTTAAATGGAGCCACACCACGACGCAGGATGCCAGGGCTGGGCTGGCTCAAGAAGTGCTATCAGATGATTGACAGGAG GCTGCGGAAAAATCTGAAGTCTCTCATAATTGCTCATCCTTCCTGGTTTATTCGCACCGTTTTGGCGATTTCCAGGCCTTTCATAAG TGTGAAGTTCATCAACAAAATCAGATACGTGCATAGCCTGGAGGAGTTGGAGCAGATCATCCCTATGGACCATGTGCAGATTCCTGAATGTGTCCTGCA GTACGAAGAGGAGAGGATTAAGGCTCGAAAGGAAAG